The stretch of DNA CCCCTCCCCAGTTAGAAAACAAACGACTTGCAAGACGGACTATGAAAACAAAGCACTTATAAGTTGATGATTCTACAGCCAGTTAGGCTACAGATTTGATAACAAAGAACTTAGCTGCGGGCACAAGATGTTGTGTTCTCCTCAACTGGCTTTTAGCTCTTAGTCCCCGAAAGCGAAGACTGGTCGGGCGTCCTCGTCACAGACCGACGCAACTGCGGCGGACAGGAGTGTTCGCCCTACACACGATTTCACTACCTACATTTTCAGAATAGCAATTTGGGTGGGGGCATCATGCCACGGTTTTGAAATTTATTTTGCGAATGTTTTCAAGACTATGCGGGGAAATGGGCGTCGCGACCCCCTTGACACTAATTGGAGCGGGTTGTGCCGAAATGGGAAGATAGAAATCCACCACAGAGACACAGAAGCACAGAGACTTCAACAGGAAAGAAATCGGTCTGAACGCTGGTGGCAGTCCGGTCTTTTCGGCATAGAACGCTAGCCCGGTGTCAAATGGAGGCGTTCATCTCAGCGTTTTTTCCCGGTGCAGCTTGTATGCGCGGACAAGAAGGGACAAGCCGATCCAAATCGCGACGACGGCGAACGCATACGCCAAGGCACGAGGGAAAAATAGAAACACGACGGCCAATGCCACAAGAATTATTCCCGACCAAGCGGTGACGCGGGCCTCGACTGATTCCAGCACTCGGCGATTGGTGAAGGCAGCGCCAATGGTGTTGCCCAAGCGAACGGCTCCAGCGGCGGCGCGGCCCGCGCTTCCTGAGCCGCCTGCCATTGCAGGCCGAGGATGGCTTGGTTCTCCGGGCGCCCGCACCCTTTGTTTTTTGTCCAACACCAACTCTGTCGCATTCGCCAAGTCGTGGAGGTACATCTGTTCCATCTCGCGGGCGAACCCATCATCTTCCACGACGACGTCGAGTTCGCAGTTGCCGAGCCAACTCGCCATGTTCAGGTTGGTGGAACCGACGCGGGCCCAATGGCCGTCGGCGACCGCCGTTTTTGCGTGCAACATAGTCCCATTCCACTCAAAGACACGCACGCCTGCATCCAGCAGCGTTCGGTACCCAGCACGCGACAACGGCCGGAGCACCGGGATATCCGTTCCGTTCGGCACAAGCAGCCGGACATCCACCCCGTCTTTGGCGGCAGCTCGCAGACCCTGCACATAGGCGGCGGTACCCGCGTAATAAGCATCGGTCAGCCAGAGGCGTTCTCGTGCTAACGCTGCCACCAACTGGTCAAAACGGAAAATTCCAGCCGTCGCCGGTATCGTTGCGACAACCCGGAGACTGACATCGCCGGCCTGTATACCAGTGACTGGCTGGCTGATTTCCAGGTCTGGAAACGGATCGCCCGTCATGGACCAGACCTGCGCAAACGCACGCTCGATTTCCTGAACGGCCGGTCCGCGAACTTCGATCCCTGTGTCTCGCCAGGGTTCAAGATTTTTGGCCGGATCGCCAGCCCACATGCGTCCAACGCAGAGGCCGGTGACAAAACCTACTTCGCCGTCGACGACGATGCTTTTCCGGTGGTCCCGCGAGAGCCAACCGAATGGCGAATCGAAACGCGGCGAGTTATAACAACGGACCTCGATTCCACCATTCCGAAGGGAGTTCCAGAATTTTCGAGAAGTCTTTCCGAGGCCGCCGAGCCAGTCATAGATCAGCCGGACTTTGACGCCTTCTTTCGCCTTGGCAATCAGGGCATCGGCGAACATGCGGCCAGTGCTGTCTTCATGAATGATGTAGCTTTCGAAATGAATATGCCTGCGAGCGCGCGCGATGGCGTCAAGCCAGGCCGGGTAATTTTCCCGTGCGTCCCTGAGCAACCGAACGCTGTTGCCGTCGATCAACTGGGCTCCAGAGGCTCGTGAGAAGGCGTGATCGGCGACCTGCCGGAGAGACTGGCGGACCTGCCACTCGTCCGGCTTGGTTCTCATGCGGGCAACGGAGTGCCACTGCCGTCCGAGGACATCCTTCCGTGACAGGTCTCTGAAAGCCATTGCTAACCATTCAAATCCGGGTGTGCAGTGGCGAGCGAATCGGTGCCGTAAAGCCGGCGTCGAACGGTCTCCCTCTGCTCTGCGATAAAGCGGAAGTCCGCATTGTCGGCACGCGTAACCGCTTCGGCGAGCGCTACCCCGACTTCGGCTTCGCCCGAAGCCACGACATCCGCGCCGGCGGCTTTGAGCGCTGCCGTGTCGCGCAGATGCGTGCAGCGAACGAGTATATGCACCTTGGGATTCACCAGCCGCACTTGCCTGACGATCTCGGCTGCGTCTTCTACGTCGGTACTCAGGATGAAACTACCGGCGCTTGCGATACCAGCTTCCTCGAGTGTCCCCGGCCGCAGCACGTCGCCATACAGAGCCTTGATGCCATCGGCCTTCATCTTGCGAACGGTTTCGAGATTCAACTCGATCACGGTGACCGAGTTGCCGCGGTCGGTCAAGAGTTGATGGACAATTCGTCCTACCGGGCCAAAGCCAACAAGGATGCAGTCGCTTGCGGTCTGTGCCACACGATCAGACGCAGAAACTGGGGCTTGCTTCTCAAACGAAGACGAGTAGGCACGGGCGTAGTGGTAGATATAAGGGTTGGCGGCGATTGAGATGACGGAGGAAGCCACGAGCGCGTTCCAGCCGACATCGTTGATCAATCCAAGCTGACGGGCAACCGACCCCAAGATGAAGCTGAACTCACCGACCTGACTGAACGCTGCGCCGACGGGAATGGCCGTTGGCAGCGGCACGCCGAGGAGGCGAACGGTGGTGAGGGCGGCAAGAGGTTTGACGAGAACCACCGCAAGCAAAACTGCCGCAATCACCAGTGGGGCCTGGAAGAGGCTTCGCGGATCGAACAACATGCCAACGGAAACGAAGAAGAGCACCGCGAAGGCATCGCGCATTGGAATCGCGTCGCTGGCGGCGCGCGCGGCAAAGTCGGAACGTCCGACGGCGAGTCCCGCGAGGAAGGCTCCGAGCGCCATGGACACGCCGAAAATCTGAGCTGAACCAACCGCTATGCCAAGCGCAAGCACAAGCACAGCCAGCGTGAAGAGTTCACGTGAGCGGGTCTTCTCGATCAGTTCCAAAATGCGCGGGATTACCCATTTGCCAAGAATCACGATGACGGCAACGAGCAGAACAACTTTCAGTCCTGCCCACCCAAGTGCAGAAGAGGCGCTCTGCGCTACGCTCTGGGGAGAAAAGAAGATGGGCAACAGCAGCAGCGCTGCTACCGTGAGAAGATCCTCGACGACGGTCCAACCGATTGCGATGTGACCTATGAGTGCGTGCAGGTCGTGATGCTCGCCGAGTACGTGGGCCATGACGACGGTACTCGCGACCGATATGGCGCCGCCCAGAATCAAACCGGGAGTCCAGTCCCATCCGAAGACCCGCAGTAATAGCGCCAGCCCAACCGTGGAAATCGTGCTCTGCACAAGGGCGCCGGGAATCGCGACTCGCCATACGGCGAATAGTTCGTTCAAATTGAAGCGCAGTCCGATTCCGAATAGCAGCAGGATGACGCCGATTTCTGCGAACTGCTCCGCGATGGCATGGTTGGCAACGAATCCGGGAGTGAACGGCCCGACCGCAATGCCGGCCAGCAAATAGCCAATGATGGGAGAGAGTTTGAGTCTCAGGGCGAGAAAGCCGAACACCAGTGCCCCGACCAGACCGCCGGTGAAAGTCAAGAGTACGCCGAGTTCATGCATCGCTGGGCTCCAGGTGTCACCGAGAATCGCTGCGAACAATATATTAAATAGTGTGGCTGGTTAGTTGTGCGGAGGATCGAGCGATTTCGCGACTGGAACCTGCCATTTGCGGTGAATGGCGATCATGCGGATCGCAAAGCAGACGATGGCACTCACAATGGCCACCAATGTCGAGGGCAGGTGCAGGTACACTCCGCCGACAAACAGGGTGGCTCCAGCCAGCGCGGCTAGAGCGTAGACGTCGGTTCTGAAGACGGCGGGGACCTCTGAGACCAATACATCGCGTACCACTCCACCGCCGATTCCGGTGACCATTCCCAACAGCGCTGCCGGACCGGGACCCAAGCCGTAGGCGAGCGTCTTGCCTGCTCCGGATACGGCGAACAGAGCCAGTCCAGCGGCGTCAAAGATGAGCACAGCATTTCGGAACCGGCCCAGCTTGTCGTACCAGAAGAAGATGACGAACCCGGCCAAGGCAGAGACTGCGACGTATTTCCAGTCACTAATGGACGCCGGCGGAATGGCACCAATGATGAGATCTCGGGTTATGCCGCCGACCGAGCCGGCTACAAACGACAGGACAAGAACGCCGAATAAATCGAGCCTATGCCTGGCGCCAGCGACAGCGCCGCTTATGGCAAAGACGAAAGTTCCGGAGAGGTCAAAGATCCGCAACAGCAAGCTGACAACCACTTCCTCTGTCGGTTGCATGATCATCATGGTGACAGCCAGGCCTGTGCGGCGACAACCATTGTTTCCACTCCAGTTTGCAGAGTCGGATGAATGACCGGGGCAAAACGCGGGTTGTGATTCGTGGGAAGATCGGTGAGTCGACCCGCCTGCTTTGCTTTGTTGTAGGTATCCGGGTCGGTTCCTCCGACGAACCAGAAGACGGAAGGCACCTTCCATTCGGATCCGAATAAGCCGAAATCTTCACTGGCCGTACTGGGCCTGACTTCGCGGAGGCGATCTGGACCAAAATGCCCGCGAAATGCAGTTACCACGCGGTTGGTCGTTTCGGGGTCGTTTTTGACCAGTGGGTATCGATCCAGGGGTGTGATCTCCGGCTTCTTCACTGCTCCCGAGGCTGCGGCTTCCGCGTTGACGATTCGTTCAATGGCGTTGAGCACTCGCGTACGAACGCCTTCGTTGAATGTCCGCACGTTGAGTTTGATGAGCGCCTCGTCGGGGATGACGTTCTCCTTGGTGCCAGCCTGCAATGCTCCCACGGTGATGACCGCCGACTCGGTTGCGGCGACCTCGCGCGAAACGATGGTCTGCAAACGAAGAACGGTCGCTGCGGCCATCACCACAGGGTCGATACTGGCTTCGGGCATGGAACCGTGGGCTCCTCGGCCGAATAACCGCACCTGCAGACTGTCTCCCGCCGAGGTAATAACGCCTGATCTCCAGCCTATATTGCCGGCGGGACCGACCATGACATGCTGTCCGAGGATGACGTCGGGCTTGGGGAAGCGGCTGAACATGACGTCGTCGATCATGGCGCGGGATCCGGTTCCGATCTCTTCCGCCGGCTGGAAGACGGCCATCAGCGTTCCATGCCATTGCTGGCGGCTCTGAGCCAACAGCGTGGAAGCACCCACGAGCCAGGTAACATGCATGTCATGTCCGCAAGCGTGCATCACCTTTACTGATCTTCCGTCTTCGCCGACCGCGGTAACGTCGCTTGCATAGGGCAAGCCGGTAGCTTCTTCCACGGGCAGGGCATCCATATCTGCACGAAGCATGACGGTCGGCCCTTCGCCATTTCGCAAGAGACCGACTACACCGGTTTTGCCGATGCCGGTTGTGACTTCGAATCCGGCAGCGCGCAAACGATCTGCTGCGAGTCCCGCAGTACGACTCTCCTGCATGGATAACTCAGGGTGGGCGTGAACATCTTTATAGAAGGATTCGAGATCCGGAAGCAGCGGCTTAACATTCATGGAGGCGTCCTTAGGCTTGCTATGGCAAGGAGCACGGTTCCGCTACGCGGAGCAGATTATATACGCCGAGGCCAGAGCTGGCTCAGGTGTGTACTGATGCGAACTTTACGCGTTTCGCTGTTCGGCGCGGGGCAGGAATGAGGAGTGGAATGCATCGGGGCAAGAGGAGTATCTAATGAATATGCGAATGCCGGCGATTTTCTTCGGACACGGAAATCCCATGAACGCCCTGCTGCACAACACGTACACGGAGCAGTGGGCAGCGATCGGGGCACGTGTGCCACGTCCGAAAGCGATTCTTTGCATCTCGGCGCACTGGTACGTGGAAGATGCCGCCGTGACGGTAAGCACAGCCCCGCGGACCATCCACGATTTCGGAGGCTTTCCGCGTGAGCTCTATGAGGTGCAGTACTCCGCGCCGGGAGAGCCTGATGTTGCGCGTCGTGTACAGCAACTGCTCGCTCCGCTGCCGGTCCGGCTTGATGACCGATGGGGACTTGATCACGGCGCCTGGTCGGTATTGCGCCATGTATATCCAAGAGCCGATGTACCGGTCGTGCAGCTCAGCATCGACGAGAGACAACCGGCTTCTTTCCATTACGAGATTGGTGAACGCCTGGCACCCTTGCGTGAAGAAGGCATTCTCATCGCGGGCAGCGGAAATGTTGTTCACAACCTCCATACGTACGCGTGGGGGAGACGCCCGCAAGAGCCTTATGACTGGACGGTATCGTTCGAAAGAAGAGTCCGTGAAGTGATACTCGCGGGAGAGCACAAGCCGCTCATCGATTACGAGAAGAGGCTGGGCCGCGAGGCACTGCTCGCCGCACCTACCCCTGACCACTATCTGCCGCTGTTGTATGTGGTCGGAACGCGCGCTAGTTCTGAGTCTGTTTCCTTCCCAGTCGAGGGTGTGGATGGTGGGTCGATCTCAATGTTGGCGGTGCAATTGAGTTGAGCAGCAGCGGCACTGCGTACATAGACGCTGGAGCATACGGCAGCACTAGGCGGGCTTACTCAGCGGCGATCGGTTTCCAGAGGTAGAAGTAATCGCCATCACTTGAGGTAGCGATCTCAATGTTGGTCTTCCTGGTTGCTCGATGGATCGCCGAACGGAGATCCGCTACTGAACCGGGGAAATCGCTCAGCGGGATCTTGATGGCGCGGCCTTGCTTGAGTTGATCCAATTCAGAGAGGACTTTTGCGAGAAGCGCATGATGGCGTCCCTTGCGTCCACTGGGCAGGTCGCTCTGCGAAATGGTCTCAAACTTTACGCTGTCTGGCTTCCGCGCGTTCATAACGTAGGCGAGCGTATAAGTAGTATCGGCCCGTATCCTTACCGTACTCTGAATATCTCTGAAATCAAGCCTAATCCTGTCGAATCAGTACGCCAAAAAGCGCCGCTGTCGTCGCGTTAAACCGTCGAGAAAAGGTGCTCTATAAATGTGCAAAAGATTCACCCCGTATGAGCTGCGCGGTGGTAGTGTCTGGCGTGGTAATGCGGTGGATTATGTACGAGAGCAAAGTACAAACGGTCGCTATCGACGAGGTCGTGGCAAAGTGGCGCTTTCGACACGGGGCCTGTCCATTCGTGCTGGTGGTGGATGACGACGAGGTCGCTGCGGAAACAGTCGCAACGGCCTTACGTGAAATAGGGTATGCGGTCGTGATCGCCTACGACGGCGAATCGGCGCTGCAGTTGGCGAGCCTAGCACCGCCCGACCTGATGATTACGGACATCAGCATGCCAGGAATGGACGGATTGGAATTGTCGATCCGCATGCATGAATCGTTCCCCAGTTGCAGAATCCTTCTATTTTCAGGGCTATCCGACGACTGCGAATTGCTTGTGGAGAATCGAGAGCGAGGATTCAACTTCCCCCTGCTGACAAAGCCAGCCCCAATGGCGGCCCTCCTCCAACTGGCGTGTCAGCAACTTCTTTCACCCACTACCCAACAAAAGACAGCGAAAGCTTAAGTGAAATATATGCATGATCATGTACTCAGCTCCTGGAAAGAAATAGCGGCATACATGGGAAAAGGCGTGCGAACCGTACAAAGATGGGAACTCGAGATGGGACTTCCCGTCCGGCGCCCTGGACGAGAACGGCACATTGTAGTCGCGTACATTGCGGACCTTGACGAGTGGGTGAAAGGAGACAAACGGTGCCGAATCGAAGCCGCTTCGCCACAAGAGCTGTGCGACGGCCCGGCAATCAGACCAACAGAGCAACGCAAACAGATAGCTGACGAACTGCGACGTTTGCACTGGCTGATCAAGAAGATGGAAGCTGCTCTTGCCCAGAATCGTGAACATGCAACCCAGTTTGCAAATGCCGTGCAGCGCCTTGCAAAAACGAGCAACGGCTGCAACTGAGAACGTTTTGAGGCAGAGCTCGGCTGGGGGTTGAACTTCGATTTCCTTAATACCTGAAAAATAAGCGCCACAAGTGCGTTTAGGCATGAGTTGGCGCGATGCGCTGACCGATTGTCGGTTAGCCTTTTGCGATGCCGACCCTCGCACGCCCCATTGGCCGAGATCCCATCGCAGTGTGCCGATTTCAGCGGGCAGTTGCGGCTAAGAACGTTACTGTCGCGCGCACCTTGAATGCCGAACTTCGCGCTCTGACATCGAGCCTCCGAATGGAATTCGCGAAGAAAGCACAAATCTGCGCCCAGATTCGCGAACAATGCGAAACCATGCGGCAGCAGGTCCGGATATTTCGGTTCGGCAAATCAGCAAAATACGTGATGTAAGCGCCGCTGTCCTACTCGTACCGCAACGCCTCAATCGGGTCGAGACGGGACGCGCGAAACGCTGGAATCATGCCGCTTACCAATCCTACGAAAGCCAGAATGACCGTGGAAACGATCACGCTTGACGGGGAGATGATGAGCCTGATGTCACCGGCCTCTCCGTGTTGGGCGAGAGCGCTGTAGAACGTGAGGTTCCCCACGGCGAACGAAATGATGTAAGCCAGCAGGATGCCCAAGAGGCCGCCCAAGAAGGTAATGGCCAAGGCTTCCGACAGGAATTGCACGAGGATATCCGTGCGGCGAGCACCAATGGCTTTCTCCACTCCGATCTCGCGCGTGCGTTGGGTGACGCTTACCAGCATGATATTCATGAGTCCGACGCCACCGATTCCCAGCGTGAGCGTGCCGATGAGCGCCAGCAGGACCTGGAGAGCCATGGTGATGAGACCAAATTGCGAGAGCTGTTCCATGAGGCTGAAAACAAAGAGAGCACGTTTGTCATCAGGCCGGAAGTTGTACTGCGTCGCGAGCGTGTTGCGAATGGACCTCTCGACTGATCCGTAGTCGGAGCCGAAGAAGTCGAGCCAGATCATGTCGATGTAATGCGTATCACGGAAATCGCTCATGGTCGGGAACGGAATGTACACGGCGCGATTGATGCTGTTGTCGGTGCCCTGTTGCGGCCGTGGCTTCAGCACACCGATGACTTCGTACGGTATGCCGTTGATGCGAACCCGTTCTCCAAGCGGAAAGCGGCCGGAGAACAACTTTTCCCTGGATTCCGATCCGAGTACACAAACGCGGGAACGCATCTGCATATCTTCGGCGTTGTAGAAGCGACCGAGGCTGATTTGCAGATTCTGGATCTCCTGGATTGCGGGATTCCCCGCCAGAATGCCCCAGGTATAGGATCGGCCTTCATAGCTGACGGGTGCTTGATAGAAGGATTGCGGGGTTATGCGGGTGATCTGCGGAACATTCACCAGAAGACGATCGATGTCATCGTGGGTGAGGCGGACACTCGTGCCAGCCTTATTGCCACCTGCCTGCTGAGACGTACGGCCACCAGCAATTCCCATCGCCTGCATACTCGCGTACGACCGGAAGATATTAACGATTGCGGTTGAGAACCCGGTTCCGTAGGCAAGCAAGAGCACGACCGTAGCAATGCCCCAAGCCATGCCGAGAATGGTGATGGCGCTACGTTGACGGTTCTGCCTAAGTGCGCCGTACGCCTGGACGAGAACGTCTCTGGGTTTGGCCATCGGCTACTCCTGACGAAGCGCTTCCACCGGCGTGAGCAAAGCTGCACGGCGCGCGGGGTAGAGTCCGGCGACGATGCCGGCGGTGGCCAGGCTGATGATGGCAAGCGCAGCACTGGTAGCGTAGATGTGAGGAAGTTCGAATCCGTCGATGGGAGGCGCAAGCTCGCACAACTTGGTTGCGCCATAGGCAGCTAAGACGCCTATACCCCCGCTGATGGCAGTGAGCATGAGTCCTTCGAGGAAGAACTGGAAGAGAATGCTGCGACGAGTGGCGCCCAAGGCCTTGCGCAGGCCGATCTCGCGGGTGCGTTCGGTGACCGATACCAACATGATATTGACGACGCCCATGGCACCGAGGGCGAGAGTCACCAACCCTACGGCGCCAAGGAACATATTCATGGCGTCGGAGATCTTGCCGACCATCTCGGCGGTGGCGATGGAGTCCCAGTCGTCAAAGGCATCCGGGGTGGCGGGATCGAAGTGGTGGTTGCGGGCAACGATCTTACGAACAGCTTCCTTTGCGTGGGCGTGCTGCTGACGCGTGATGGGCTGGAACACGACGTACTTCACCGAGTTCGCGTTCCCCTCCCCCTGCATGGGGAAATACATTGCCATGGTGCTATAGGGCATGATCAGTCGCATGTTCTGGTCGTTGTTGTTTCCGTGCCCGATCTTCTGAATTGTGCCAATCACCTGGAACGGCACCCCATTGATGAGCACGGTGCTGCCGAGAACCGGGCGGCCCGGAAACAGCAGGCGTACAAATTCCTGACCGATGACACAGACGTTTCGGCGCTCCCGCTCATCCTCCCAGGTGAGCCAGCGTCCCTGGGCGATCGGTTGGTAGCGGATGTCGTAAAACTGCGGCTCCGAGCCATCGACGTACCCGTTGCTGTTGCCGTAATCGCTGACGAGACGAAGATCGCCACGGTAGATAACCGGAGCAGCGTTGCGCACGTACTGAGAGCCGCGGATGTCGAGATAGTCCTGGTAGTTCAGGTAGTACTGACGAGAAGAGAGTTGGCTGCCACCGACCGACGGAACGCGTCCGTTAAAAATCTGCATGAAATCTTCGCCAAAGCCGGCGAGGTTCTTGTTGGTGCCGGCGCGAAAGCCCTCACCCAGTCCAACCAGCAGCAGCAACGATCCCACGCCCCAGGCAATGCCAAACATGGTGAGGAAGGAGCGAAGCTTGTGCATCCAGATCGCGCGAAAAACCTGCCCGAAGCTGTCGGCGAAGCGCCACATAAGCACTGCTACGGAGGTTTATCAAAGAAGGTTCCCGATTGCAGTGATGTTTGGCGAGGAGAGGTCCAAAATGGGAATGCCGCGGGCTTCCGACGATCTGTAACGCCTGGGGTACTTAGGATGGGTTCCCGCGCTCAGCTTACTTCTTGGGCTGCTCGATGCGTTGGAGCTTCAACGTCAGTGTGCCCCAGAACATCTTGCCGCGCATTTGCACGGGAATGCGGCGGGCGTCGTCGGTGTACCAGATCCAGATTTTGCCCTTCAGCTTGAAGGCTCCGCCACCTTCGGGCGAGACGCGAATTGTCTGAAAGGTTCCGGCCGGGACTTTGATCTGTTCTTTCGCTTCCACCCTGGTGACAACGTCGACGGTTTTGCCGCCATCGTTGATGGGAAATGTATAGGTGGTGCCGGGGATGAGCGGCAGGCTGCGGAGATACATGAACCCGGAGAGAACGTCGGTAACGCATCCGGGGATATCGTTTTCGACGTGCTTGCTCTCGTTGTTCTTGAGATTCGTTTCGTCGAGGACGGCCTTTCGGCGCGTGTAATTGAAGCTGATGAGGGTGTCTCGCTTGCGGAAGCCTTCTTCGGTATGTTTGCGCACGCCGATGGAACAGAAGGTCTTCGGGTCGTATAGAGACTGGAAGCTGTCGTGAACCGGGTACAGCAACGAAACAACGCCCTTGGATTCGGCGCTGCCGGTAACGCGCTGCTGCGTGCCTTCGCGAGAGAGTCCGAGGGTGACGGTGCCTGCGTCCCAGATGCGCCACTCGGCACCGAAAACGTAAGTCTCTTCGGGAAGAGTGAAGTTGGGCGCTGGCGAAAGGATGTGAGATATGGGGCCGATGGTGTCGGCGGACTTCGGCGCGGGCTGCTGCGCAGATGCCACCAGAACTAAGACAAATAAGAGACCGATCTTACCGAGATGCAGGAAAGGCAAATCCGCTCCGGATAATTAAGAATGAAACCACAACTTCTTAATGACGAGCGCGGCCAGCATGGCAATGGTGCCCGCTAACGCATTGTACTCGCGATGCTTAAGATAAAGCTCCCGTGAAAAAGTGCCGGAACCTTCGTACGCACGTGAGAAACGTGGGATGAGGCGCGGAACTCGAGAGCAGTATTCGTTGAAGTTCGGGAACATGCCGCGAAGGAAGGCTTCTTCCGAGCGAATGACGG from Terriglobales bacterium encodes:
- a CDS encoding phospholipase D-like domain-containing protein — its product is MAFRDLSRKDVLGRQWHSVARMRTKPDEWQVRQSLRQVADHAFSRASGAQLIDGNSVRLLRDARENYPAWLDAIARARRHIHFESYIIHEDSTGRMFADALIAKAKEGVKVRLIYDWLGGLGKTSRKFWNSLRNGGIEVRCYNSPRFDSPFGWLSRDHRKSIVVDGEVGFVTGLCVGRMWAGDPAKNLEPWRDTGIEVRGPAVQEIERAFAQVWSMTGDPFPDLEISQPVTGIQAGDVSLRVVATIPATAGIFRFDQLVAALARERLWLTDAYYAGTAAYVQGLRAAAKDGVDVRLLVPNGTDIPVLRPLSRAGYRTLLDAGVRVFEWNGTMLHAKTAVADGHWARVGSTNLNMASWLGNCELDVVVEDDGFAREMEQMYLHDLANATELVLDKKQRVRAPGEPSHPRPAMAGGSGSAGRAAAGAVRLGNTIGAAFTNRRVLESVEARVTAWSGIILVALAVVFLFFPRALAYAFAVVAIWIGLSLLVRAYKLHREKTLR
- a CDS encoding cation:proton antiporter, whose translation is MHELGVLLTFTGGLVGALVFGFLALRLKLSPIIGYLLAGIAVGPFTPGFVANHAIAEQFAEIGVILLLFGIGLRFNLNELFAVWRVAIPGALVQSTISTVGLALLLRVFGWDWTPGLILGGAISVASTVVMAHVLGEHHDLHALIGHIAIGWTVVEDLLTVAALLLLPIFFSPQSVAQSASSALGWAGLKVVLLVAVIVILGKWVIPRILELIEKTRSRELFTLAVLVLALGIAVGSAQIFGVSMALGAFLAGLAVGRSDFAARAASDAIPMRDAFAVLFFVSVGMLFDPRSLFQAPLVIAAVLLAVVLVKPLAALTTVRLLGVPLPTAIPVGAAFSQVGEFSFILGSVARQLGLINDVGWNALVASSVISIAANPYIYHYARAYSSSFEKQAPVSASDRVAQTASDCILVGFGPVGRIVHQLLTDRGNSVTVIELNLETVRKMKADGIKALYGDVLRPGTLEEAGIASAGSFILSTDVEDAAEIVRQVRLVNPKVHILVRCTHLRDTAALKAAGADVVASGEAEVGVALAEAVTRADNADFRFIAEQRETVRRRLYGTDSLATAHPDLNG
- a CDS encoding trimeric intracellular cation channel family protein is translated as MMIMQPTEEVVVSLLLRIFDLSGTFVFAISGAVAGARHRLDLFGVLVLSFVAGSVGGITRDLIIGAIPPASISDWKYVAVSALAGFVIFFWYDKLGRFRNAVLIFDAAGLALFAVSGAGKTLAYGLGPGPAALLGMVTGIGGGVVRDVLVSEVPAVFRTDVYALAALAGATLFVGGVYLHLPSTLVAIVSAIVCFAIRMIAIHRKWQVPVAKSLDPPHN
- a CDS encoding M20 family metallopeptidase, producing the protein MNVKPLLPDLESFYKDVHAHPELSMQESRTAGLAADRLRAAGFEVTTGIGKTGVVGLLRNGEGPTVMLRADMDALPVEEATGLPYASDVTAVGEDGRSVKVMHACGHDMHVTWLVGASTLLAQSRQQWHGTLMAVFQPAEEIGTGSRAMIDDVMFSRFPKPDVILGQHVMVGPAGNIGWRSGVITSAGDSLQVRLFGRGAHGSMPEASIDPVVMAAATVLRLQTIVSREVAATESAVITVGALQAGTKENVIPDEALIKLNVRTFNEGVRTRVLNAIERIVNAEAAASGAVKKPEITPLDRYPLVKNDPETTNRVVTAFRGHFGPDRLREVRPSTASEDFGLFGSEWKVPSVFWFVGGTDPDTYNKAKQAGRLTDLPTNHNPRFAPVIHPTLQTGVETMVVAAQAWLSP
- the ygiD gene encoding 4,5-DOPA dioxygenase extradiol, whose translation is MNMRMPAIFFGHGNPMNALLHNTYTEQWAAIGARVPRPKAILCISAHWYVEDAAVTVSTAPRTIHDFGGFPRELYEVQYSAPGEPDVARRVQQLLAPLPVRLDDRWGLDHGAWSVLRHVYPRADVPVVQLSIDERQPASFHYEIGERLAPLREEGILIAGSGNVVHNLHTYAWGRRPQEPYDWTVSFERRVREVILAGEHKPLIDYEKRLGREALLAAPTPDHYLPLLYVVGTRASSESVSFPVEGVDGGSISMLAVQLS
- a CDS encoding response regulator, whose product is MSCAVVVSGVVMRWIMYESKVQTVAIDEVVAKWRFRHGACPFVLVVDDDEVAAETVATALREIGYAVVIAYDGESALQLASLAPPDLMITDISMPGMDGLELSIRMHESFPSCRILLFSGLSDDCELLVENRERGFNFPLLTKPAPMAALLQLACQQLLSPTTQQKTAKA
- a CDS encoding ABC transporter permease, which translates into the protein MAKPRDVLVQAYGALRQNRQRSAITILGMAWGIATVVLLLAYGTGFSTAIVNIFRSYASMQAMGIAGGRTSQQAGGNKAGTSVRLTHDDIDRLLVNVPQITRITPQSFYQAPVSYEGRSYTWGILAGNPAIQEIQNLQISLGRFYNAEDMQMRSRVCVLGSESREKLFSGRFPLGERVRINGIPYEVIGVLKPRPQQGTDNSINRAVYIPFPTMSDFRDTHYIDMIWLDFFGSDYGSVERSIRNTLATQYNFRPDDKRALFVFSLMEQLSQFGLITMALQVLLALIGTLTLGIGGVGLMNIMLVSVTQRTREIGVEKAIGARRTDILVQFLSEALAITFLGGLLGILLAYIISFAVGNLTFYSALAQHGEAGDIRLIISPSSVIVSTVILAFVGLVSGMIPAFRASRLDPIEALRYE
- a CDS encoding ABC transporter permease, whose translation is MWRFADSFGQVFRAIWMHKLRSFLTMFGIAWGVGSLLLLVGLGEGFRAGTNKNLAGFGEDFMQIFNGRVPSVGGSQLSSRQYYLNYQDYLDIRGSQYVRNAAPVIYRGDLRLVSDYGNSNGYVDGSEPQFYDIRYQPIAQGRWLTWEDERERRNVCVIGQEFVRLLFPGRPVLGSTVLINGVPFQVIGTIQKIGHGNNNDQNMRLIMPYSTMAMYFPMQGEGNANSVKYVVFQPITRQQHAHAKEAVRKIVARNHHFDPATPDAFDDWDSIATAEMVGKISDAMNMFLGAVGLVTLALGAMGVVNIMLVSVTERTREIGLRKALGATRRSILFQFFLEGLMLTAISGGIGVLAAYGATKLCELAPPIDGFELPHIYATSAALAIISLATAGIVAGLYPARRAALLTPVEALRQE
- a CDS encoding DUF3108 domain-containing protein, producing MPFLHLGKIGLLFVLVLVASAQQPAPKSADTIGPISHILSPAPNFTLPEETYVFGAEWRIWDAGTVTLGLSREGTQQRVTGSAESKGVVSLLYPVHDSFQSLYDPKTFCSIGVRKHTEEGFRKRDTLISFNYTRRKAVLDETNLKNNESKHVENDIPGCVTDVLSGFMYLRSLPLIPGTTYTFPINDGGKTVDVVTRVEAKEQIKVPAGTFQTIRVSPEGGGAFKLKGKIWIWYTDDARRIPVQMRGKMFWGTLTLKLQRIEQPKK